In the genome of Planifilum fimeticola, one region contains:
- a CDS encoding ABC transporter permease — protein sequence MAPSRWFFKRWRADLRFQCRVFSTVVDWTVALYLVIPCLILLAERYIAWWKGEAAWVAEVPSLLLWAAAFLFSWSGPFRLYLEPADQLFLMQRSDWMRTYTVTGLWFGWGKRALESGLFLGLLSPFLRYEIDSSLSFVGMGLFLWQAKACLALVRRFLAGMDGMLRKGLMTVFTLVLGGAAFMWIGEDGHPFGFYAGAAVLAGCWSLLAWLRSRQKGVLFTEIDYDQAQRMRWAALLLQTSGVVHQRFWVMKRPWLFPRSTPLFRRRTASRIVAEAVIKSFLRSGRQLVPYFQLVAFCAVALLVTPTVLRWGCWILFSFLFSLWGRSVWREWRSFNGMFAVWAQSGFKVRGAFQKAVFVLQQIGFLPLSAVMGAVTFGPWGMVWMIGAGWAVSWYTVSLFARRECQAPSKQPLEYPSEVEEGR from the coding sequence ACCGTGGTGGATTGGACGGTCGCCTTGTATTTGGTGATTCCCTGCCTGATCCTGCTTGCCGAGCGGTACATCGCCTGGTGGAAGGGGGAAGCGGCATGGGTGGCGGAGGTTCCGTCGCTTTTGCTGTGGGCGGCCGCATTTCTGTTTTCCTGGTCCGGTCCTTTTCGCCTTTATCTGGAGCCGGCGGACCAGCTCTTTTTGATGCAGCGATCGGACTGGATGAGAACATACACCGTCACGGGCCTTTGGTTCGGTTGGGGAAAGCGCGCCCTGGAAAGCGGTCTGTTTCTGGGTCTTCTTTCGCCCTTTCTCCGTTACGAGATCGATTCTTCCCTTTCATTCGTTGGAATGGGGCTTTTCCTTTGGCAGGCCAAGGCTTGTCTGGCTCTGGTTCGGAGGTTCTTGGCCGGGATGGATGGAATGCTGCGCAAGGGGCTGATGACCGTTTTCACCCTTGTCCTGGGCGGGGCTGCGTTTATGTGGATCGGAGAAGACGGCCATCCCTTCGGATTTTACGCGGGGGCGGCGGTGCTCGCGGGATGCTGGAGCCTGCTGGCGTGGCTGCGAAGCCGTCAAAAAGGGGTTCTTTTCACGGAGATCGATTATGATCAGGCACAGCGGATGAGGTGGGCCGCTCTCCTGTTGCAGACGTCGGGTGTGGTGCATCAAAGATTTTGGGTCATGAAACGGCCCTGGCTTTTTCCCCGCTCAACCCCTCTCTTTCGCAGGCGGACCGCTTCCCGCATCGTGGCGGAGGCGGTGATCAAATCGTTCCTTCGAAGCGGTCGGCAGCTGGTTCCGTACTTCCAATTGGTCGCGTTTTGTGCCGTTGCCCTCCTGGTGACTCCGACAGTCCTGCGGTGGGGATGCTGGATCTTGTTTTCTTTTCTGTTTTCCCTGTGGGGGCGTTCCGTTTGGAGGGAGTGGCGCTCCTTCAACGGGATGTTCGCCGTCTGGGCGCAATCGGGTTTTAAGGTCCGGGGCGCCTTTCAAAAAGCCGTTTTCGTCCTTCAGCAGATCGGCTTTCTTCCGTTGTCCGCCGTCATGGGAGCCGTCACCTTCGGACCGTGGGGAATGGTATGGATGATTGGGGCCGGTTGGGCCGTCTCCTGGTATACCGTTTCCCTGTTCGCCCGACGAGAGTGTCAAGCCCCTTCCAAGCAGCCGCTGGAATATCCATCTGAGGTGGAGGAGGGTCGATGA
- a CDS encoding FMN-binding negative transcriptional regulator: MYIPKPFAMNDRESIVRFIRENSFGILFSQGNGRAAATHLPFLFKEREGRLGTLYGHMARANPQWKSIDREVLVVFPGPHAYISPAWYGEENTVPTWNYVAVHVYGTFRIIEDEETMKRLLRETIHFYESEREDPWQTDPNREFFKNLMKATVGFCIEITEIQGKWKLNQNHPIERRKRVIEGLKREDRYDSGQIARLMEDQIK; encoded by the coding sequence ATGTATATACCCAAGCCCTTTGCGATGAACGATCGGGAAAGCATCGTCCGGTTCATCCGGGAAAACAGCTTCGGCATCCTGTTTTCCCAGGGAAACGGCAGGGCCGCCGCCACCCACCTTCCCTTTCTGTTCAAGGAAAGGGAAGGGCGGCTCGGAACCCTGTACGGTCACATGGCCCGGGCCAATCCCCAATGGAAATCAATCGACCGCGAGGTGCTGGTCGTTTTCCCGGGCCCCCACGCCTACATCTCCCCCGCGTGGTACGGCGAAGAGAACACCGTTCCCACCTGGAATTACGTGGCCGTGCACGTGTACGGCACCTTCCGGATCATCGAAGATGAAGAAACGATGAAGAGACTGTTGCGGGAAACGATCCATTTCTATGAATCAGAGAGGGAAGATCCGTGGCAGACCGATCCGAACCGAGAATTCTTCAAAAACCTGATGAAAGCCACGGTCGGGTTTTGTATCGAAATCACCGAGATCCAGGGAAAATGGAAACTGAATCAAAATCATCCGATCGAACGGCGGAAGCGGGTGATCGAAGGTCTGAAGCGGGAGGACCGGTATGATTCCGGTCAAATCGCCCGGCTGATGGAAGACCAAATCAAATAG